One genomic region from Catenovulum adriaticum encodes:
- the upp gene encoding uracil phosphoribosyltransferase, whose product MTIKVIKHPLIQHKLGLMRAQGISTKSFRELASEVGALLTYEATKELPLENNSITAWDGSQLEVEHIKGKKITVVPILRAGLGMMEGVTQLIPAAKVSVVGLQRNEETLEPVPYFEKLVGKIDERISLVIDPMLATGGSMIATIDMLKKAGCQQIKVIVLVAAPEGVEKTLAAHPDIEIFTAALDNRLDENGYIIPGLGDAGDKIFGTF is encoded by the coding sequence ATGACCATCAAAGTAATTAAACACCCATTAATTCAACATAAATTAGGCTTAATGCGAGCGCAGGGTATTAGCACTAAAAGTTTTCGTGAACTTGCATCTGAAGTTGGCGCTTTATTAACCTATGAAGCCACTAAAGAATTACCACTAGAAAACAATTCTATAACCGCTTGGGATGGCAGCCAGTTAGAAGTTGAACATATTAAAGGAAAAAAAATTACTGTTGTGCCAATTTTAAGAGCTGGACTGGGTATGATGGAAGGGGTCACTCAGTTAATTCCAGCAGCTAAAGTGAGTGTGGTCGGCTTACAACGAAATGAAGAAACTCTCGAACCAGTACCTTACTTTGAAAAACTGGTTGGTAAAATTGATGAACGTATCAGTTTAGTAATTGACCCTATGCTTGCCACTGGTGGTTCAATGATAGCCACTATCGATATGCTAAAAAAAGCGGGCTGCCAGCAAATTAAAGTTATCGTATTGGTAGCCGCACCAGAGGGAGTTGAAAAAACCTTAGCTGCTCACCCCGATATTGAAATTTTCACTGCAGCGCTCGACAACCGTTTAGATGAAAACGGCTACATTATTCCGGGTTTAGGAGACGCCGGTGATAAGATATTTGGTACATTTTAA
- the glnD gene encoding [protein-PII] uridylyltransferase yields MSSHQHYIDKVQAFESLDNILALREQVDAYHEWLTNNFTHQPIAKLVLGRAVFVDNLIQRIWRILELDTTPELCLCAVGGYGRGHLNLHSDIDLLILSKTPIDKDIQQKVSLFVTALWDLGLDIGQSVRTLKETIQLAQEDITIATNLLESRILIGDKKVFEQLTSKITHKKFWPSIKFYKAKVEEQQARHRKFHDTSYNLEPNIKENPGCLRDIQNIGWIAKKHYKVFDGDQLVQKNFMTAEELRELQDCREFLWHMRFALHMVAGRSENRLLFEHQPEVANLLGYGENKTAVETMMKRFFVIVRRVGELNQVLLQYFADEFVIRFRPWKRKKLTEDFEITNGLLLARHEEVFEMPAGVLQMFLTIAEAKGITGLHSSTLRLLRNARRRYETLELCQLESCRHLFMKLLKHPNFFGLSWQLMHKHGVMAIYSHDWAHIVGLMQFDLFHSYTVDEHTNRLIRNIFRYTQPEFKDDFPRCSAICNNYPKLELLYIAAIYHDICKGKGGDHSELGSEAVKDFCQLHGISKSNTQLVAWLVENHLLMSVVAQRKDINDPQVIYEFCERTYDETHLNLLYALTLADIRATNSTLLNDWKASLLKQLYTSTLNAFRSGLEKPETTEVQEQEKREDALEELTHTKVSSAQAKRLWQTFPNEYFLRYSAKQISWHTQTILKTATDKLVIAINNQVHPGGTAVFVFHKDQDYLFSSICSSLDRKNFNIHDAIIMNTNDGYALDTFIVLEEEGNQATKKRFKDIQDAVKEAVKNQSEPSVPNRIPRIIKPFQIQTNITWVEHKNDKRSRMEIEALDTPGLLVKIGRVFFNNNITIHAAKVATIGERAEDFFVLTNKSGEPLTDEEKSTVSSELRAALKINPSK; encoded by the coding sequence GTGAGCAGTCATCAACATTACATAGATAAAGTTCAAGCATTTGAATCTTTAGACAATATACTAGCCTTACGGGAACAGGTAGATGCCTACCACGAATGGTTAACTAACAACTTTACGCATCAGCCCATTGCAAAGTTAGTGTTGGGCAGAGCCGTTTTTGTAGATAATCTCATTCAGCGAATTTGGCGTATACTAGAGTTAGATACCACTCCTGAGCTCTGTTTATGCGCTGTTGGTGGTTATGGCCGAGGCCATTTGAACTTACACTCAGATATTGATTTATTAATTTTATCTAAAACGCCCATTGATAAAGACATTCAACAAAAAGTGAGTTTGTTTGTCACCGCGCTGTGGGATTTAGGGTTAGATATTGGGCAAAGCGTACGTACGCTAAAAGAAACTATCCAACTAGCTCAAGAAGACATAACTATTGCTACTAACCTATTAGAATCTCGAATTTTAATAGGTGATAAAAAAGTATTTGAGCAGCTCACTAGCAAAATTACCCACAAAAAGTTTTGGCCGAGTATAAAATTTTACAAAGCAAAAGTAGAAGAACAGCAAGCCAGGCATAGAAAATTCCACGATACCAGCTACAACCTTGAGCCTAATATCAAAGAAAACCCAGGATGTTTGCGAGATATTCAAAATATCGGCTGGATTGCTAAAAAACACTATAAAGTATTTGATGGCGATCAATTGGTTCAAAAAAACTTTATGACAGCTGAAGAGCTCAGAGAATTGCAAGATTGTCGTGAGTTTTTATGGCATATGCGTTTTGCTCTACATATGGTAGCTGGGCGCAGTGAGAACCGCTTATTGTTTGAGCATCAGCCTGAAGTCGCTAATTTACTAGGCTATGGCGAAAACAAAACAGCAGTCGAAACCATGATGAAGCGCTTTTTTGTTATTGTCCGCCGAGTAGGCGAACTCAACCAAGTGCTATTACAATATTTTGCTGACGAATTTGTTATTCGTTTTCGCCCTTGGAAGCGTAAAAAATTAACAGAAGATTTTGAAATCACTAACGGCTTGCTACTAGCACGCCACGAAGAAGTATTTGAAATGCCTGCGGGTGTCCTGCAAATGTTTTTAACCATTGCCGAAGCAAAAGGCATAACAGGTTTACATTCAAGCACTCTACGTTTACTGAGAAATGCGCGCCGACGTTATGAAACGCTTGAATTGTGTCAGCTAGAAAGCTGTCGCCACCTTTTTATGAAATTGCTTAAACACCCTAACTTTTTTGGCTTAAGCTGGCAGTTAATGCATAAACATGGGGTGATGGCCATTTATTCACATGACTGGGCGCACATCGTTGGTTTAATGCAATTTGATTTATTCCACAGTTACACTGTAGATGAACACACCAACCGCCTCATTCGAAATATATTTAGATATACTCAGCCAGAATTTAAAGACGATTTTCCACGCTGTAGTGCGATATGTAATAACTACCCCAAACTTGAATTGCTTTATATTGCAGCTATTTACCATGATATTTGTAAAGGTAAAGGTGGCGATCATTCAGAGCTTGGCAGTGAAGCCGTAAAAGATTTTTGTCAACTGCATGGCATATCAAAAAGCAATACCCAATTAGTGGCGTGGTTGGTTGAAAATCATCTGTTAATGTCTGTGGTTGCACAGCGAAAAGATATTAACGACCCGCAAGTTATTTACGAATTTTGTGAGCGAACTTACGATGAAACTCACCTTAATTTATTATACGCCTTAACACTGGCCGACATTCGGGCAACCAACTCAACTTTATTAAATGATTGGAAAGCCTCGTTACTTAAGCAGCTGTATACCAGCACTTTAAATGCGTTTCGAAGCGGTCTTGAAAAACCTGAAACCACCGAAGTACAAGAACAAGAAAAACGCGAAGATGCCCTTGAAGAGCTTACACATACTAAAGTATCAAGCGCTCAGGCGAAACGCTTATGGCAAACATTTCCTAACGAATATTTTTTACGATATTCAGCCAAACAAATCAGTTGGCATACACAAACTATATTAAAAACCGCAACCGATAAGCTTGTTATCGCGATTAATAATCAAGTACATCCGGGCGGCACTGCGGTTTTTGTATTTCATAAAGATCAAGATTACTTGTTCTCAAGTATTTGCTCTTCACTCGATAGAAAAAACTTTAATATTCATGATGCCATCATTATGAATACCAACGATGGCTATGCACTAGATACCTTCATCGTATTGGAAGAAGAAGGCAATCAAGCAACTAAAAAACGCTTTAAAGATATTCAAGATGCGGTTAAAGAAGCGGTCAAAAATCAATCAGAGCCAAGTGTCCCTAATCGTATCCCCAGAATAATCAAGCCCTTCCAAATTCAAACAAATATCACTTGGGTTGAACATAAAAACGACAAACGAAGCCGAATGGAGATAGAAGCACTTGATACCCCTGGTTTACTGGTTAAAATTGGCAGGGTGTTTTTTAATAACAATATTACTATCCATGCTGCAAAAGTTGCGACCATTGGTGAACGCGCGGAAGACTTTTTTGTATTGACCAATAAAAGTGGTGAGCCGTTAACGGATGAAGAAAAATCAACCGTTTCAAGTGAGCTTAGAGCAGCCTTAAAAATTAATCCTTCAAAATAA
- a CDS encoding DUF2750 domain-containing protein, whose protein sequence is MPASLTPQRIAEIEKFNLEQRLKYTLKEIIKNDEIWILTDEAGCMMLTVEDEDGIPIWPNELFAKSWAVDEWQACIATPIKLDKWLKDWTPGMLDDDLAVVVFPKQDEQSLLLFADEFDFELKQQGKKAIK, encoded by the coding sequence ATGCCTGCTTCACTTACGCCACAACGCATTGCTGAAATTGAAAAATTTAATTTAGAACAGAGACTAAAATATACCCTCAAAGAAATTATTAAAAACGATGAGATATGGATATTAACCGACGAAGCGGGCTGTATGATGCTGACCGTGGAAGATGAAGATGGCATTCCTATTTGGCCTAACGAGCTGTTTGCTAAAAGCTGGGCGGTAGATGAATGGCAAGCCTGTATAGCGACACCGATAAAGCTTGATAAATGGCTTAAAGATTGGACACCTGGTATGTTAGATGATGATTTAGCTGTGGTCGTATTTCCAAAGCAAGATGAACAAAGCTTGTTATTGTTTGCAGATGAATTTGATTTTGAATTAAAGCAACAGGGTAAAAAAGCAATCAAGTAG
- the dapD gene encoding 2,3,4,5-tetrahydropyridine-2,6-dicarboxylate N-succinyltransferase, translated as MSDIKTIIESAFENRADITPATVTSEVKSAVEEAIELIDSGKARVAEKISGEWVVHQWLKKAVLLSFRIRDNAPIAGGETQYYDKVDMKYANYTAEQFKADSVRVVPPAAVRKGSFIAKNTVLMPSYVNIGAFVDEGSMVDTWATVGSCAQIGKNVHLSGGVGIGGVLEPLQANPTIIEDNCFIGARSEIVEGVVVEEGSVISMGVYIGQSTKIFDRETGEVHYGRVPAGSVVVSGSLPSKCGTYSLYAAVIVKKVDEKTRSKVGINELLRSID; from the coding sequence ATGTCTGATATTAAAACTATCATTGAAAGCGCGTTTGAAAATCGTGCTGATATTACTCCAGCAACTGTTACTAGCGAAGTAAAAAGCGCAGTTGAAGAAGCAATCGAATTAATCGATAGCGGTAAAGCACGCGTTGCTGAAAAAATTTCTGGTGAGTGGGTTGTTCACCAATGGTTGAAAAAAGCAGTATTGCTTTCGTTCCGTATCCGTGACAACGCGCCTATTGCTGGCGGCGAAACACAATACTACGACAAAGTAGATATGAAATATGCAAACTATACTGCTGAGCAATTTAAAGCTGATAGCGTACGTGTTGTACCACCCGCTGCAGTTCGTAAAGGTTCATTCATTGCTAAAAATACGGTATTAATGCCGTCTTACGTTAACATTGGCGCATTTGTTGATGAAGGCTCAATGGTTGATACTTGGGCAACCGTTGGTTCATGTGCTCAAATTGGTAAAAATGTTCACTTATCTGGTGGCGTTGGTATTGGTGGTGTTTTAGAACCATTACAAGCTAATCCAACTATTATTGAAGACAACTGTTTTATCGGCGCTCGTTCAGAAATTGTTGAAGGGGTCGTGGTTGAAGAAGGCTCAGTTATTTCAATGGGTGTTTACATTGGCCAAAGCACTAAAATATTCGACCGTGAAACTGGCGAAGTACATTATGGCCGAGTACCAGCAGGTTCAGTAGTGGTATCTGGTTCATTACCATCAAAATGCGGTACTTACAGCTTATATGCAGCTGTAATTGTTAAAAAAGTAGACGAAAAAACCCGCTCTAAAGTCGGTATTAACGAGTTATTACGTAGTATCGATTAA
- a CDS encoding uracil-xanthine permease family protein, which yields MTGYFSPKNIITGAQMLFVAFGALVLVPLLTGLDANVALFTAGAGTLIFHFVTKNQVPVFVASSFAFIAPIIACKEIYGVQATMGGLLCAGLTYIVLSALVKLKGAEILHKILPPVVVGPIIMVIGLALSPVAVNMALGKTGDGSAVLMAQDQAILLAMTSLAVTLVVAVWAKGMLRLLPILSGILAGYVLALTLGLIDFSQVKNANIIAAPNFIFPEFKWQAILFMIPVAIAPAIEHIGDMMAISQVAGKDFLKKPGLHRTLLGDGIATSFASSLGGPPNTTYSEVTGAVMLTRNFNPKVMVWAAVFAVVLAFIGKMGALLQTIPTPVMGGIMTLLFGSIAVVGLNTLAKAKIDLTAPRNLSIIALILVFGIGGMQFGSTAFSLQGVSLCAIVGIMLNWFLPPAKPTKST from the coding sequence ATGACAGGCTATTTTTCACCTAAAAATATTATAACCGGTGCTCAAATGCTGTTTGTCGCATTTGGTGCCTTGGTTTTAGTGCCATTGCTTACCGGGCTAGATGCCAACGTCGCACTATTTACTGCCGGTGCCGGCACATTAATTTTTCACTTTGTGACTAAAAACCAAGTGCCAGTCTTTGTGGCCTCGTCATTTGCGTTTATCGCCCCTATTATCGCTTGTAAAGAAATTTACGGTGTTCAAGCTACCATGGGCGGCTTACTTTGTGCGGGTTTAACCTATATTGTGCTCAGCGCCTTGGTTAAGTTAAAAGGGGCAGAGATCCTTCATAAAATTTTACCACCTGTCGTCGTTGGGCCAATTATTATGGTAATTGGTTTAGCTTTATCGCCCGTTGCCGTTAATATGGCGCTAGGAAAAACCGGTGATGGTTCAGCTGTACTAATGGCTCAAGATCAGGCTATTTTATTAGCGATGACATCACTTGCAGTCACTCTGGTGGTCGCCGTTTGGGCAAAAGGCATGTTACGTTTATTGCCCATTTTATCCGGTATTCTCGCTGGTTATGTTTTAGCGCTTACACTCGGCTTAATTGATTTTAGTCAGGTAAAAAATGCCAACATCATTGCCGCTCCTAACTTTATTTTTCCTGAATTTAAATGGCAAGCTATTTTATTTATGATCCCTGTCGCTATTGCCCCAGCAATTGAACATATTGGCGATATGATGGCAATTAGCCAAGTAGCCGGAAAAGATTTTCTTAAAAAGCCGGGGTTACACCGAACATTGTTAGGAGATGGCATTGCGACTTCATTTGCGTCTTCATTAGGCGGCCCACCTAATACGACTTATTCAGAAGTAACAGGGGCTGTTATGCTTACCCGTAATTTTAATCCTAAGGTAATGGTATGGGCTGCGGTATTTGCGGTGGTATTAGCCTTTATAGGTAAAATGGGGGCATTACTACAAACGATTCCAACGCCAGTTATGGGCGGCATTATGACTTTATTATTTGGCTCAATCGCGGTGGTGGGCCTAAACACGCTCGCAAAAGCTAAAATTGATTTAACAGCGCCGCGTAACTTAAGCATCATTGCGTTAATTCTAGTATTTGGGATTGGCGGAATGCAATTTGGTAGTACTGCATTTAGCTTACAAGGTGTTAGTTTATGTGCCATTGTCGGCATCATGTTAAATTGGTTTTTACCACCAGCTAAACCGACCAAAAGTACTTAA
- a CDS encoding DUF6435 family protein, translating into MFSIFKKDPVKKLNKLYESKLEEAMHAQRRGDIKSYSMITAEAEKIKEQILKRQADPKT; encoded by the coding sequence ATGTTTTCGATATTTAAGAAAGATCCAGTTAAAAAATTGAACAAACTTTATGAAAGTAAACTTGAAGAAGCTATGCATGCTCAGCGTAGAGGCGATATAAAATCTTACTCAATGATCACCGCTGAAGCTGAAAAAATAAAAGAGCAAATTTTAAAACGACAAGCCGATCCAAAAACATAG